Within the Opitutaceae bacterium TAV5 genome, the region GCCACGCGGGAAAAACTCGCCGCCGCCGCTCCCGCGATCCTGCAGCGCCTGCGCGACGCGGGGCTGGAGCCGGCCGACATGCGCGGCGACGGCGAGAGCCCGGTTCCGCCCTTTTCGCCGCTGACGCCCGCCGGGTGGCTCGCCGGCCCGGCCAGCGATGGCTGGAGCATGTTGTGGTTCGATTTCGACGACGGCGCCACGGCCGCGCTCGTTCCCGTCGCCGGAGCCGCCGCCGGCTTTGCCCCCGACGGGATCGCCGCCCGCTTCGAGGGCGTGTCCTGGCACAACCGCCGCGCCGAAGTCAGCCATGTGTTCGCCGTGTTTCGCAGTCACCTCGGCCGGTTGCTGGCCGTCGCCATCGGTGTGATCGCGGTCGTCTTCGTCGCCCGGTTCGGATTCCGGCAGGGCCTCCGTTGCCTCGTCCCCCTGACGATTTCCATGGGCGTCGGGCTCGCCCTGCTCGCCCTGAGCGGGCATCCCTTCAACCTCTTTTGCATGTTTGCCCTGATCCTGGTCGTCGGCATCGGCGTGGACTGCACGCTGTTTTTTTCCAATCCGGCCTGCATCCCGGAGACGGCCATGCTCTCGGTGCTGATGGCGACCCTCACCACGATCATCGGATTCGGCGCGCTCGCCCTCAGCTCCACGCCTGCCATCTCGACTTTCGGCCTCGTCCTCGCCGGCGGCATCGGCGCCGCCTTTCTTCTTGCCCCGCTCGCCCGCCCGGCGACAAACGACGCTTCCTCGCGGACTCCCTCATGACGCGCCACCCGCATCCGTTTCTTGCCACCCTGCCGCTGCTGGCCCTCCTCCTGCCGCTGCTTTTCCAGACCGGCTGCGCCACCCGCCCGGCGTCCGCCGTCGCGTCGCCCTCGGCTCCCGTCGCCAACCTCGACCCCCGCACGCGGGTCACGCTTCCCCCGCCCGCGCTCGCCGCGCCGCTTGCTCCGCTACACCGCGAACAACTCCTTCGCGCCACGGCCCGCGGCCGCACCTGGACCCTCCACACCGTTCTCGATGCCGACGGGGAGAAAATCACCTTCGCCGGCCTCTCCCCGCTTGGCGTCCGTCTTTTCCTCCTCACGTACCGGGATGGCCGCATCGACGCCGAACAACTCGCCGCGACCGGCGAACTTCCCCCCGCCGCGCAGGTCCTCGCCGACATCATGCTCGCCTGGTGGCCGCTCGACGCCTGGCAGTCCCGTCTTCCCGCCGGCTGGACGCTTGCCGATGACGCTCCCGTCCTCCGCACCCTGCGCGACCCGCGGGGAGAGGTGGTCATGGAGATTCACTACCAGCCCGCATCCGGCGCCGCGCGCGGCGAGCCCGCCGTCATTCGCCAGCACGCCTTCGATTACCGTATCGGGATCACCACGCTCGCCGACGACACCGCGCCATGACCTGCATCCGGGCAACAGGACTCATCAATTCGCTCGGCGTCACTCCCGCCGCCATCCGCCGCTCGCTCGCCTGCGGCGAAAGCCCCGGCATGGTCGTGAACGACCGGTGGCTCGCCGGCGGCACCGCCTGCCGCGTGGGGGAAGTCACCGCGCCCCTTCCCCCCGTCCCGGCCTCGCTTGCCCGGCACGATACCCGCAACAACCGCCTCCTGCTTGCCGCCCTCGCGCAGATCCGCCCGCAGGTCGATGCGGCTCTCGACCGCTTCGGCCCCGCCCGCGTCGCCATCATTCTCGGCAGCAGCACCAGCGGCATTCACGAAGGCGAACTCGCGCTCCGCCACCGCCGCGAGCACGGCCGTCTCCCCGCCGGCTATCACTACGCGCAGCAGGAGCCGGGCGATCCGGCGCGGTTTCTCGCCGCCTGCCTCGCCACCACCGGGCCCGCCTACACCCTTTCCACCGCCTGCTCTTCCAGCGCCCGCGCCCTCGTCAGTGCGCACCGGCTTCTTCGCGCCGGCCTCGTCGATGCGGTCATTGCCGGCGGCGCCGACACCCTCTGCCAGCTCACCCTCAACGGATTTCACAGCCTGCAAGCCCTGTCGCTCTCCCCGGGCGGCTGCCGCCCGTTTGCCGCCGGCCGCGACGGCATTACCATCGGTGAAGCCGCCGCCCTCCTCCTCCTCGCCCGCGAGCCCGCCGGAGAAACCGTCCCCGTCGCTCTGCTCGGCGTCGGCGAATCTTCCGATGCCTACCACATGTCCGCTCCCCGCCCCGACGGAGCCGGAGCGGAAGCGGCCATGCGCGCCGCCCTCCGCGACGCCGGCATCGACGCCGCGCGCGCCGGCGAGACGCTCGGCTACCTCAACCTCCACGGCACCGGCACCCCGCTCAACGACAGCATGGAGGCCGCCGCCGTCTCCCGCCTCTTCGGCGACCGCATCCCCTGCAGCTCCACCAAGCACCTCACCGGCCACACGCTCGGCGCCTGCGGCGCCACCGAAGCCGCCCTCTGCCACCTCCTCCTGACCGATCCCGCCGCCACGCTCCCGCACCAGCGCCTCTCCTCCGCCGACCGCGATCCCTCGCTCGCTCCCGTGCGCCTCGTCACCGCCCCCGGCGAGCCCCTCGCGAAAAAAGCCATCCTCTCCAACTCCTTCGCCTTCGGCGGCAACAACGCCGCCGTCATCCTTGCCGCCGCCTGATGCGCGGCGCGCTCCCGCTCTCTTCCGCCAATGACCGCCATCGCCGATTCCCTCGATCTTCCGGCCGCCGACTACCTTCCGCACGAGCCTCCCCTGCTTCTCGTGCAACGCCTCCGCGCTGTCGCGTCCGACACGGTCGCCTGCGAAACGGCGCCTGACGCCGCGTTCGCTCCCTTCGCCAATCCCGACGGCTCCTTTCCCGTCCCGCTGCTGCTGGAAGTCATGGCGCAGACCGTCGGCGTCTGGGCCGGCTGGCACGCCCGCGCCGCCGGCCGGCCTCCGCAGCCCGGCCTCATTCTCGGCTGTCGTGGTTTTTCGACTACATGGACCGCCATCCCTCCCGGTGCGCGCCTCCGCTGCGAAGCCCGGAAGATCTTCCAGGACGACGCCACCGGCACCTTCGAGGTCGCCATCGCCGGGGACGGCGCGCCTGTCGCCAGCGCCACCCTCACCACGCGGCAGATCACCTGGCCCCAACTTGACACCCTTCTGGCCGCCCTCTGCTCTCCTCAGCCATGACGCCCTCCTCCCGCACCTTCCTCGTCACCGGAGCCAGCAAAGGGATCGGGCGCGCCATCGCCGCCCGCCTCGCGCGCGACGGGCACGCCATCGTCGTCCACTACCACCGCGACGAGGCCGGCGCGCGCGCCACCCTGGACGCCGTGAGAGCCGCCGGTCCGGAAGGCCGCCTGGTCACGTTCGACGTCCGCGACCGCGCCGCCTGCGCCGCCGCCCTCGAGGCGGACATCGCCGCTCACGGCCCTCCCTACGGAGTCATTCTCAATGCCGGCATCACCCGCGACGGCGCTTTCCCGACCCTCTCCGCCGAGGACTGGGACGACGTCCTCCGCACCGACCTAGACAGCTTCTACAACGTCCTCCATCCCTGCATCGCCCCGATGATCGCCGCCCGCCGCGGCGGGCGCATCGTCACCCTCTCCTCCGTCTCCGGCCTCGCCGGCAACCGCGGCCAGGTCAACTACAGCGCCGCCAAGGCCGGACTCATCGGCGCGACCAAAGCCCTCGCCGTCGAACTCGCCCGCCGCCAGATCACGGTCAATTGCGTCGCCCCCGGCCTGGTCGATACCGGAATGCTCGCTCCCGAACCCGGCATGCTCGACGAAATCCTGAAAACCGTCCCGCTCCGCCGCATCGGCACCCCCGGGGAAGTCGCCAACCTCGTCGCCTGGCTCGCCTCCGACGAGTCCTCCTACGTCACCCGCCAGGTCATCTCGGTCAACGGAGGCATGCTGTGAGTGCCCCGCACCCCGCCTCCACCCTCCGCCGCGTCGCCATCACCGGCATGGCGGGCGTCACCGCCTTCGGCAACGACTGGTCCGCCATCAAGCCCCGCCTCCAGGCCTGCCGGAACGCTGTCGTCCACATGCCCGACTGGGATCATGTGGCCGGTCTCAACACGCGCCTCGCCGCCCCCATTCCCGATTTCACCCTGCCCGCGCACTACACCCGCGTGCAAACCCGCGCGATGGGCCGCGTCGCGCAGCTTTCCACCGTGGCCACCGGGCATGCCCTCGTCCGCGCCGGCCTGGTCGGCGACCCCGTCCTCACCGGCGGCCAGGCCGGCATCGCCTACGGCTCCTCCACCGGCAGCACCGCGCCCATCCGCGATTTCGGACGCCTTCTCAACGAAAACGATACCGGTGCCATCACGGCCACGACCTACGTCCGCATGATGCCCCACACCGCTGCCGTCAACACGGGCCTCTTCTTCGGCATCCGCGGCCGCCTCATCCCGACTTCCAGCGCCTGCACCTCCGGCAGCCAGGCCATCGGCTACGCCGCCGAAGCCATCCGCCACGGCTACCAGACCGTCATGATCGCGGGCGGGGCCGAGGAGCTCTGCGTCTCCGAGGCCGTCGTCTTCGACACCGTTTTCGCCACGAGCCTGCGCAACGACGCCCCGGAAACCACCCCCCGCCCGTTCGACCGCGACCGCGACGGCCTTGTCGTCGGCGAAGGCGCCGCCACCTTTATCCTGGAAGACTACGAACACGCCCTGGCGCGCGGCGCCGTCATCCTCGGCGAAGTGCTCGGCTTTGCCACCAATTGCGACGCCACCCACATCACGCAGCCCAACCGCGACACGATGCAGGCCTGCATCCACTCTGCCATGATGCAGTCCGGCCTCGCTCCGGAGGCCATCGGGTTCATTTCCGCGCACGGCACCGCCACCGATCGCGGCGATGTCGCCGAGAGCCACGCCACGCATGCGCTCTTCGGCGAACGCGCGCCCGTGGCCTCGCTCAAGAGCTACTTCGGCCACACGCTCGGAGCCTGCGGCGCGCTCGAGACCTGGCTCACTCTCGAAATGGCGCACGACGGCTGGTTCGCTCCCACCATCAACCTGGAAAACCCCGATCCGGCCTGCGCCCCGCTCGACCACGTCACCGGTTCCGGCCGCCACCTCGACGTCGAGCATATCATCTCCAACAATTTCGCTTTCGGCGGCGTGAACACCTCGCTGGTCATCCGCCGGCACCGATAGATCCGCGCCACAAGATACCGACCACCCGCACCCGCCACGCCATCACCATGAAACAGACAATCCGCATTCCCGCGCTCGCCTTCCTCCTCCTCGTTGCGGCCTTTGGCCTGGCCGCCTGCTCGAGTACCGGCGGCGCATCCGCCGGCTCCGGCGCCACGGCGGACAAGACCTCCGTGCTTGCCCTCGCTTACGATGCCTCGATTTCCGATGAAGTCATGAAGGAGGCGGTCGCTGCCGCTGCCCTCCGCTACAACTGGACCTTCGAGTCCGGGGCAACCGGCAGACTTCAGCTCAGCTACAAGGGCTATCCCTGCACCGTGACTTACGGCAACGGCCAGGTTTCGATCACCGACTCCGGCCTGCACCGCAAGACGCGGAACTGGGCGATCAATCTCCGCAACGCGATACAGACCGAGATTGTCAGGCGCTCGAACTGAGCCTGCGTTCGCGGGCTACCAGACGCCCGACACGAAGCCCTGGGCGAGCTTGATGACGAAGACGCCGAGGTTTTTCGCGCCGTGCGCGGCCATGCAGGGGAGCAGCGAACGGTGCGGGTTCCAGCTCGCGAAACGCACGTAATAAAACCACAGCGAACTCACGAAAACGACTCCGGTGCTGAACCACCCCTTGAGGCCGAAATTCCAGATCAGTTGTCCCTCCTCCCATTGCCATAAAAACGGATGGCCGGCGGCGAACAGCACCGAGGCGACGAGGATGCTGCCGATCAGCCAGGCGCGTCCCCGTTTTTCCACGACGATATAACCGCGGAAAATCACTTCCTCGATCACCGCCGCCATGAGCGAATAAAGCCCGAACAGGACGGTGACGGTCGATTGTTCGCCGCTGATGCCGAGCGCGATCTCGCCGGCGGTTTCGGCGCCGAGCAGGACGAGCGCGCCGGCCACGGCGATGATCGTGGCGCGCGCCGGCGCATCGGTCGCGCCCGGCAGGGAGCGCCGCGGATCGGCCTTGCCCGCCCGCCACAGGTTCCGGTCGGACCACCAGAGCCACGCCACATAACCGCCGACGGCCAGCATCAGGATAACAAAAAGGGGATGGTTCATGCGCGCGCACCGTAGTCATGACGGGACGAACAACAAACCTGTTTTGACAGGAGCGGCGGCATTCCTGCCGCTGCGACGACGCGAAGCGTCGCC harbors:
- a CDS encoding abortive infection protein; this translates as MNHPLFVILMLAVGGYVAWLWWSDRNLWRAGKADPRRSLPGATDAPARATIIAVAGALVLLGAETAGEIALGISGEQSTVTVLFGLYSLMAAVIEEVIFRGYIVVEKRGRAWLIGSILVASVLFAAGHPFLWQWEEGQLIWNFGLKGWFSTGVVFVSSLWFYYVRFASWNPHRSLLPCMAAHGAKNLGVFVIKLAQGFVSGVW
- a CDS encoding 3-oxoacyl-ACP synthase (FabB; beta-ketoacyl-ACP synthase I, KASI; catalyzes a condensation reaction in fatty acid biosynthesis: addition of an acyl acceptor of two carbons from malonyl-ACP; required for the elongation of short-chain unsaturated acyl-ACP), whose translation is MRRPRPGRYRNARSRTRHARRNPENRPAPPHRHPRGSRQPRRLARLRRVLLRHPPGHLGQRRHAVSAPHPASTLRRVAITGMAGVTAFGNDWSAIKPRLQACRNAVVHMPDWDHVAGLNTRLAAPIPDFTLPAHYTRVQTRAMGRVAQLSTVATGHALVRAGLVGDPVLTGGQAGIAYGSSTGSTAPIRDFGRLLNENDTGAITATTYVRMMPHTAAVNTGLFFGIRGRLIPTSSACTSGSQAIGYAAEAIRHGYQTVMIAGGAEELCVSEAVVFDTVFATSLRNDAPETTPRPFDRDRDGLVVGEGAATFILEDYEHALARGAVILGEVLGFATNCDATHITQPNRDTMQACIHSAMMQSGLAPEAIGFISAHGTATDRGDVAESHATHALFGERAPVASLKSYFGHTLGACGALETWLTLEMAHDGWFAPTINLENPDPACAPLDHVTGSGRHLDVEHIISNNFAFGGVNTSLVIRRHR
- a CDS encoding 3-oxoacyl-ACP synthase (FabB; beta-ketoacyl-ACP synthase I, KASI; catalyzes a condensation reaction in fatty acid biosynthesis: addition of an acyl acceptor of two carbons from malonyl-ACP; required for the elongation of short-chain unsaturated acyl-ACP) — encoded protein: MTCIRATGLINSLGVTPAAIRRSLACGESPGMVVNDRWLAGGTACRVGEVTAPLPPVPASLARHDTRNNRLLLAALAQIRPQVDAALDRFGPARVAIILGSSTSGIHEGELALRHRREHGRLPAGYHYAQQEPGDPARFLAACLATTGPAYTLSTACSSSARALVSAHRLLRAGLVDAVIAGGADTLCQLTLNGFHSLQALSLSPGGCRPFAAGRDGITIGEAAALLLLAREPAGETVPVALLGVGESSDAYHMSAPRPDGAGAEAAMRAALRDAGIDAARAGETLGYLNLHGTGTPLNDSMEAAAVSRLFGDRIPCSSTKHLTGHTLGACGATEAALCHLLLTDPAATLPHQRLSSADRDPSLAPVRLVTAPGEPLAKKAILSNSFAFGGNNAAVILAAA
- a CDS encoding 3-ketoacyl-ACP reductase, whose translation is MTPSSRTFLVTGASKGIGRAIAARLARDGHAIVVHYHRDEAGARATLDAVRAAGPEGRLVTFDVRDRAACAAALEADIAAHGPPYGVILNAGITRDGAFPTLSAEDWDDVLRTDLDSFYNVLHPCIAPMIAARRGGRIVTLSSVSGLAGNRGQVNYSAAKAGLIGATKALAVELARRQITVNCVAPGLVDTGMLAPEPGMLDEILKTVPLRRIGTPGEVANLVAWLASDESSYVTRQVISVNGGML
- a CDS encoding 3-hydroxy-fatty acyl-ACP dehydratase, which produces MTAIADSLDLPAADYLPHEPPLLLVQRLRAVASDTVACETAPDAAFAPFANPDGSFPVPLLLEVMAQTVGVWAGWHARAAGRPPQPGLILGCRGFSTTWTAIPPGARLRCEARKIFQDDATGTFEVAIAGDGAPVASATLTTRQITWPQLDTLLAALCSPQP